In Candidatus Hydrogenedentota bacterium, the genomic stretch CGTGGTGGTCGACGACGGATCGAAGGACCGCACGTGGGCCGTGCTGGAAGAACTGAAACGCACCGAGATCGCCACGCTCGCCGCGGTTCAGAATCCCGGTCCCCATGGTTTTGGCCGGGCCATCATTTACGGGCTCAATGCCAGCCGCGGCGATGCCGTGGTCATCATGATGGCGGACGCTTCCGATTCGCCCGCCGACGCCATCCGCTACTGGAAGCTACTGAACGAAGGCTACGAGTGCGTCTTCGGCAGCCGGTTCATCAAAGGCGGCCGCGTACACGACTACCCACGCATCAAACTCATGGTCAATCGTATGGCCAACCTCTTCATCAAGGGGCTCTTCGCCATTCCGTTGAACGACACGACCAACGCCTTCAAGGCCTATCGCCGCACGGTGATCGATGGCTGCCGGCCTTTCCTTTCGCCCCATTTCAATCTGACCGTCGAAATCCCTCTCAAGGCAATCGTGCGGGGCTACTCCTGGACCGTGATGCCCATCTCCTGGCAGAACCGCAAACACGGGGTGGCCAAACTCAAGATCAAGGAAATGGGCAGCCGCTACTTCTTTATCTGTATGTACGTCTGGCTGGAGAAGTACTTCAGCCGCGGCGACTACCATAAGCGAACTTGAGCCGAGGCCACGGGCCCACAAACCCGAAACGCGTTCCGCCTTCCGCTACATGGTTGGACCTGTAGAGGAACGCGGAACGCGTTTCTTCTTCCGACGTTAGCTCGCTCGCTCAGCGGCGGCGGCGCGCGAAGGCCATCGCCGCGAGCCCGAGTCCGAACAGGCCCGCCGTGGAACCGGCATCCGGAACTCTCGTTGCCACGGCAGAAAACGTCCCGTACCACCGGTCCTGACGGAGGATACCGGTGCCTACTTTCGAATCGATGCTCCAATTCACCGTTGTGGTTCCTACCATATAGGTACCGGAGAAATCCAAGTCTCCTGTGTCCTGGATGTAGCTGAAAGCACCACTCGTGGGATTGGTGGAAAACGTCTCAATATTGCCCTGAAAAAACGCGACCCGATCTTGGAAGAAAAAGGTGACACTTGTTCCAGGAAACATCGTCATGAAGAACGTCTCAGTCGTACCCCCAGAAGTCAGCACGCTATCGCGCACATCGAAGGACAGATTGAGCTGGGACGACGTCTCCAGATTAGTAATGATCGTAGCGCGGGCGCTGGAGAGAAGACCGACAAGAGCAAGGGAGAGAAGAAGGATGCGTTTCATGGGGGGGAAGGCTGGACGAAAAGGACACCCGCTCACTAGCAACCGCGGTGCCACCAGGGTGAAACGAAGATTGTAGATTCTTAACTAATTGCTTATCATTTATTTAAGGAATACAGATTTTCACATCATCCCGAAGCACCACTCACTTGGGGTCTGCAAACCGTAAAACCTTTCGACACGCTTCTGCAAAATCGACGTCCTGAGCAAGGCGGAGAGAGCGAAGAGCGGGTCTCGGGAGTAGTTCTCCTACCTCGAAACTCGATTTTCACACTTCCTTGGCAAGTTGCTCTTTGTTATGCACTCAGCGGGGCCGATACACCCTAGGACAACTTCTTAACGAAGGGTCCGCTTCGGATCTCATTTATTCAGAAACCTCCTATCGTCATGCAGCCTAGTCATTTCTTAAGCTCGTTGGGCACATTCACGCGTCGCACCCTCTGCTACTGGGTTGCGTCATGCGCATTCCTCCTCGCGTTGGGGGGCTGTCAGGCACCCGTTTCAGAAATTCCCCAAGGCCAGGCCACCACGTTGGCCGAAGCGCTCAAGCTGCGCGAAGGAGACGTCATCCGGATCGCCTTCCCCGGCACACCGGGCTTGGAAACGCAGCAGACCATCCGCCGCGATGGCCGCGTGACCCTGAGCATGCTGGGCGAACTGCGGGTGGTCGGCCTCAGCCCCTTGGAATTGGAAAAACTGCTGATGGAGAAGTACGCCTCCCAGCTGGTCTCCAAAGAGGTCAGCGTCACCATCATTTCCTCGACCTATTCGGTCTACGTTACCGGCGCCGTCCTCAATCAGGGCGAGGTCAAGGCCGACAAGCCGCTCACCGTCCTTGAGGCGGTGATGAAGGCAGGCGGATTCGACTTCACCCGCGCCA encodes the following:
- a CDS encoding VPDSG-CTERM sorting domain-containing protein, encoding MKRILLLSLALVGLLSSARATIITNLETSSQLNLSFDVRDSVLTSGGTTETFFMTMFPGTSVTFFFQDRVAFFQGNIETFSTNPTSGAFSYIQDTGDLDFSGTYMVGTTTVNWSIDSKVGTGILRQDRWYGTFSAVATRVPDAGSTAGLFGLGLAAMAFARRRR
- a CDS encoding glycosyltransferase family 2 protein, whose protein sequence is MPARDEEGSLPETLRDLYRAFHAAGLPHEIVVVDDGSKDRTWAVLEELKRTEIATLAAVQNPGPHGFGRAIIYGLNASRGDAVVIMMADASDSPADAIRYWKLLNEGYECVFGSRFIKGGRVHDYPRIKLMVNRMANLFIKGLFAIPLNDTTNAFKAYRRTVIDGCRPFLSPHFNLTVEIPLKAIVRGYSWTVMPISWQNRKHGVAKLKIKEMGSRYFFICMYVWLEKYFSRGDYHKRT
- a CDS encoding polysaccharide biosynthesis/export family protein, producing the protein MAEALKLREGDVIRIAFPGTPGLETQQTIRRDGRVTLSMLGELRVVGLSPLELEKLLMEKYASQLVSKEVSVTIISSTYSVYVTGAVLNQGEVKADKPLTVLEAVMKAGGFDFTRANTQAVSVVRSEEGQNKKYTVNLQKILDGQQSEPFYLLPGDVVYVPVKFRWF